The following are from one region of the Paenibacillus sp. KS-LC4 genome:
- a CDS encoding beta-galactosidase, giving the protein MFVGVDYYPEYWPEELMESDLSGIISLGANMVRIGEFGWHGMEKQDGVFDFSFYDKALAQIKSKGLKVMFGTPTATFPAWLAHKYPTILSEDENGQARAFGGRRQYCYNSKEYRAYSGRITRKLVEHYSSEPDIVVWQVDNEFGHEGSDMCYCAQCHQSFQLYLADKYGDIAVLNETYGTIFWGQTYNDFAEIPMPVKTITTHNPSLQLDWARFRSDSLNRYAQEMTAIVHKHKGAHQQVTTNVSGGFFGKWFDHEENVKTMDFVSYDNYPVWGGLTEPITPAAIALGHDFNRGLKGQNFWIVEQLMGMQGHDVIGYLPKPDQAKMWSFQAFAHGCTNMLYFCWRGMTRGAEQFCYGIVDHDGRYGRKFDEAKAVFEGIAPYANALQAEIQADVAVLYDYDNVWSWRSQRQSAAFDFTNELLRLYTPFYNRNARIDVIPAARDFSSYKVLLVPALQIIDQQLGERLSRFAEAGGTVIFSFRTGLKDRNNNIHFELPLPGYVADMCGVEIQDSESLAEGTKVRLIGSGEFEGLQTTATVWRDMVIPKTAECLYSYDDPFFPQAAITRNRYGQGLVYYIGCGVHNDVMEHLSKDIVTRQDIWHIESEQGVEVYAREHGKRQLWFIMNHTAEHKHFRGHNLSPYASIVIDPC; this is encoded by the coding sequence ATGTTTGTCGGGGTAGATTATTATCCTGAATATTGGCCGGAGGAGCTGATGGAGTCGGACTTGTCCGGCATTATCAGCTTGGGCGCTAATATGGTGCGTATTGGTGAGTTCGGCTGGCATGGCATGGAGAAGCAGGACGGCGTTTTCGACTTTTCCTTCTATGACAAAGCGCTGGCGCAGATCAAGTCGAAGGGTCTGAAGGTCATGTTTGGCACACCAACGGCGACCTTTCCGGCTTGGCTGGCGCATAAATATCCGACGATTTTGTCTGAGGATGAAAATGGTCAAGCACGTGCTTTTGGCGGGCGACGCCAATACTGCTACAACTCAAAGGAATACCGCGCGTACAGCGGACGTATAACGCGCAAGCTGGTGGAGCATTACAGCAGCGAGCCGGACATTGTCGTCTGGCAGGTAGATAATGAATTCGGCCATGAGGGCAGCGATATGTGCTACTGTGCGCAGTGCCATCAGAGCTTCCAGCTTTATTTGGCTGACAAATACGGCGATATTGCTGTGCTTAATGAAACGTACGGCACGATTTTCTGGGGGCAGACGTATAACGATTTTGCTGAAATTCCAATGCCCGTCAAAACGATCACGACGCATAATCCTTCCTTACAGCTCGATTGGGCGCGCTTCCGTTCGGATTCACTCAATCGTTATGCTCAGGAAATGACGGCCATCGTTCACAAGCATAAGGGAGCGCACCAGCAAGTAACGACAAATGTGTCGGGCGGCTTCTTCGGCAAATGGTTCGATCATGAGGAAAATGTGAAAACGATGGATTTTGTCTCGTACGACAATTATCCGGTTTGGGGCGGACTGACAGAGCCGATTACGCCAGCGGCGATTGCCCTCGGGCATGATTTTAACCGCGGACTAAAGGGGCAAAACTTCTGGATTGTCGAGCAACTGATGGGCATGCAGGGTCACGATGTCATTGGCTATTTGCCGAAGCCTGATCAGGCGAAAATGTGGTCGTTTCAAGCGTTTGCGCATGGCTGCACGAACATGCTGTATTTTTGTTGGCGCGGCATGACGCGCGGTGCCGAGCAGTTCTGCTACGGCATCGTCGATCACGATGGTCGCTATGGCCGTAAATTCGATGAGGCAAAGGCGGTATTCGAGGGAATTGCTCCTTATGCAAATGCACTCCAAGCAGAAATTCAAGCGGATGTGGCGGTGCTTTATGACTATGATAATGTGTGGTCGTGGCGCTCGCAAAGGCAAAGCGCAGCGTTTGATTTTACGAATGAGCTGCTTCGCTTGTACACGCCCTTCTATAATCGTAATGCCCGAATAGATGTCATTCCGGCAGCGCGGGATTTTAGCAGCTATAAGGTGCTGCTTGTTCCGGCACTGCAAATCATTGATCAGCAGCTGGGTGAGCGACTTAGCCGTTTTGCGGAGGCAGGCGGTACCGTTATTTTCTCCTTCCGTACAGGACTTAAGGATCGCAATAACAATATTCATTTCGAGCTGCCGCTTCCGGGTTATGTGGCGGATATGTGTGGTGTCGAAATACAGGATTCTGAATCTTTGGCAGAGGGTACCAAGGTTCGTCTGATCGGCAGCGGTGAGTTTGAGGGCTTGCAAACGACAGCAACCGTATGGCGCGATATGGTTATTCCGAAGACAGCTGAGTGCTTATACAGCTATGATGATCCCTTTTTCCCACAAGCTGCTATTACACGCAATCGTTACGGACAAGGGCTGGTTTATTATATCGGCTGCGGCGTCCATAATGATGTAATGGAGCATTTATCTAAAGACATTGTAACTCGACAGGATATCTGGCATATTGAAAGTGAGCAGGGTGTGGAAGTTTATGCGCGGGAGCACGGCAAGCGCCAATTGTGGTTTATTATGAATCATACGGCCGAGCATAAGCATTTTCGCGGACATAACCTGAGTCCATATGCTAGTATTGTAATAGATCCCTGTTAG
- a CDS encoding extracellular solute-binding protein encodes MKKSFKSAATLLLLSTVLAACGTNSGTGNTGNTGTAGNASPASTASSEKVKLTAWAWNVNVGALNEAVTSYQKDHPNVELEVQDIGRLDVYDKLSTGLAAGGAGLPDIVLVEDDRLQGYLDAFPKGFVNLSEKGFDAKLSEFPTFKQELTKKDGASYAFPFDAGPTGVFYRTDLFEKAGVDASKIETWDDYLAAGKLIKEKTGAQLFPADKFKDDATLRIMLNEQGAFYFDKDGNIDFNNPKYVKALETLKQFDDAGLIKDVNGWDGTVSATVDGSIASIAFGAWYTGTISDQAKDLSGKWGVMQVPAFEKGGNRAANLGGSSWALTSTSKNVDAAYSFMEYFSLTPDVQKVAMEKYGLFPSLTSVYNEDVFTTGVEFFSNQNIWMLFAQEMNAVPTPYYTKDYSVALDESVKAQSDVFNGKPAADALKEAAARLKDRTSREVNGG; translated from the coding sequence ATGAAGAAATCTTTTAAATCAGCGGCTACTTTGCTTTTGTTGTCAACCGTGCTTGCAGCATGCGGCACCAACAGCGGAACAGGCAACACAGGCAACACTGGTACAGCAGGCAATGCAAGTCCTGCCAGCACGGCTAGCAGTGAAAAAGTGAAATTGACAGCTTGGGCTTGGAATGTAAATGTAGGCGCTTTAAATGAAGCGGTTACTTCTTACCAGAAGGATCACCCGAATGTTGAGCTTGAGGTTCAAGACATTGGTCGCCTTGATGTATATGATAAGTTGTCGACTGGCCTCGCAGCTGGCGGCGCTGGCCTTCCTGATATCGTGCTTGTAGAAGATGACAGGCTGCAAGGGTACCTGGACGCATTCCCTAAAGGCTTTGTGAACCTTTCGGAAAAAGGCTTTGATGCTAAGCTTTCCGAGTTCCCGACGTTCAAGCAAGAGCTGACGAAAAAAGATGGCGCAAGCTATGCCTTCCCTTTTGATGCGGGTCCAACTGGCGTATTCTATCGCACGGATCTGTTTGAGAAAGCGGGCGTGGATGCTTCCAAAATTGAAACTTGGGATGACTACCTCGCAGCAGGTAAGCTGATTAAAGAAAAAACAGGTGCACAGCTGTTCCCAGCAGATAAATTCAAAGATGATGCAACGCTTCGTATTATGCTCAATGAGCAAGGCGCCTTCTATTTTGACAAAGACGGCAATATTGACTTCAACAACCCGAAATATGTGAAAGCGTTGGAAACGTTAAAGCAATTCGACGATGCTGGTCTGATCAAGGACGTTAACGGCTGGGATGGCACGGTTTCCGCAACGGTTGACGGTTCGATCGCTTCCATTGCTTTCGGCGCATGGTACACAGGTACAATTTCTGATCAAGCGAAGGATTTGAGCGGTAAATGGGGCGTAATGCAGGTTCCAGCCTTTGAAAAAGGCGGCAACCGCGCAGCTAACCTTGGCGGAAGCAGCTGGGCTTTGACTTCCACTAGCAAAAATGTAGATGCAGCATACAGCTTCATGGAATACTTCTCTTTGACACCTGACGTTCAAAAAGTAGCTATGGAGAAATACGGCTTGTTCCCATCGCTGACTAGCGTTTATAACGAGGATGTTTTCACAACGGGCGTTGAGTTTTTCAGCAACCAAAACATCTGGATGCTGTTCGCACAAGAGATGAATGCGGTACCAACTCCTTACTACACAAAAGATTACTCCGTTGCTCTTGATGAATCGGTTAAAGCACAATCCGATGTATTCAACGGCAAGCCGGCAGCTGATGCTTTGAAGGAAGCGGCAGCTCGTCTGAAGGATCGCACAAGCCGCGAAGTTAACGGCGGTTAA
- a CDS encoding aldo/keto reductase, whose translation MKYRQLGKTGLDVSVLSFGASSLGSVFRETNEEEAIRTVHTALDAGINYIDVSPYYGMTKAETVLGKAIKELPRDQFLLSTKAGRYGVDSFDFSESRIMSSLEESLQRLNTDYVDFMFLHDIEFVSPEHAAQGIPALQKLKEQGKIRHYGISGLPLQLFEKWLPHTEVDVILSYCHYSLNDTSLLGLLPLIEQHNVGLVSASPLSMGLLGTRGTPDWHPASAELKAACLRAAEHCAAQGTDIAKLAMQFAVANEQIPTTLVSTANPENIRRNTAWIEEPMDERLLKEVLQLLAPFADESWVSGLPEYNEHISGGAGQGRATS comes from the coding sequence ATGAAGTATCGACAACTAGGAAAAACCGGGCTGGATGTATCCGTACTCAGCTTCGGCGCGTCTTCCCTCGGCTCTGTATTCAGGGAAACGAATGAGGAAGAAGCGATTCGCACCGTTCATACCGCCTTGGATGCAGGAATCAACTATATCGACGTTTCGCCATATTACGGGATGACAAAGGCGGAGACGGTGCTCGGCAAGGCGATTAAGGAGCTGCCGCGCGACCAGTTTCTGCTCTCGACTAAAGCGGGCCGATATGGCGTGGACAGCTTTGATTTTTCCGAGAGCCGAATTATGAGCTCCTTGGAAGAAAGCTTGCAGCGGCTTAATACGGATTACGTTGATTTTATGTTCCTTCACGATATTGAGTTTGTTTCCCCTGAGCATGCAGCACAGGGAATTCCAGCGCTGCAAAAGCTCAAGGAGCAGGGTAAAATCCGTCACTATGGCATTTCTGGCTTGCCGCTGCAGCTATTCGAAAAATGGCTGCCGCATACGGAAGTCGATGTTATTTTATCCTATTGCCACTATTCATTAAATGATACGTCGCTGCTGGGCCTGCTGCCGCTTATTGAGCAGCACAATGTCGGCTTGGTGAGCGCATCGCCGTTGTCGATGGGTCTGCTTGGTACAAGAGGAACGCCAGACTGGCATCCGGCAAGCGCCGAGCTGAAGGCTGCCTGTCTGCGTGCTGCCGAGCATTGTGCAGCGCAAGGAACAGATATTGCGAAGCTGGCGATGCAGTTTGCCGTAGCGAATGAGCAAATTCCGACGACGCTGGTTAGCACCGCGAATCCGGAAAACATCCGTCGCAATACGGCATGGATAGAGGAGCCTATGGACGAGCGTCTGCTTAAGGAAGTGCTTCAATTGCTGGCACCCTTTGCAGATGAAAGCTGGGTCAGCGGCTTGCCGGAATATAACGAGCACATCAGCGGCGGCGCTGGGCAAGGGAGAGCGACATCATGA
- a CDS encoding carbonic anhydrase, producing the protein MSVVNDLLSYNEKFVGEKRYEQFLTDKFPAKKLAILTCMDTRLVELLPNALNLRNGDAKIIKNAGAILTQPFGSAMRSILVAVYELGVEEVLVIGHHGCGMNNLDTQGMVSKFKQNGISEVVIETLESSGIKMDRFLKGFDKVEEGVMDSIGIIRNHPLMPAHIPVHGFVIDPETGRLDLVDEGYKKE; encoded by the coding sequence ATGAGTGTTGTAAATGATTTATTGTCATATAATGAGAAATTTGTTGGTGAAAAACGATATGAGCAGTTTCTAACGGATAAGTTTCCAGCGAAAAAGCTGGCGATTTTGACGTGCATGGACACTAGGCTCGTTGAACTGCTGCCGAACGCGCTGAATTTGCGCAATGGCGATGCCAAAATCATTAAAAACGCAGGCGCCATTTTGACCCAGCCATTCGGTAGTGCGATGCGGAGTATTTTGGTTGCTGTTTATGAGCTAGGCGTTGAGGAAGTACTCGTTATCGGGCATCACGGCTGCGGTATGAATAATTTGGACACGCAGGGCATGGTCAGCAAATTTAAGCAAAACGGGATTTCTGAAGTCGTTATTGAGACGCTTGAGAGCTCGGGTATTAAGATGGATCGTTTCTTGAAGGGGTTCGACAAGGTAGAGGAAGGCGTTATGGACAGCATCGGCATTATTCGCAACCATCCGCTAATGCCTGCTCATATTCCTGTACATGGCTTCGTAATTGATCCAGAGACAGGACGTCTTGATTTGGTGGATGAAGGCTATAAGAAGGAATAG
- a CDS encoding VOC family protein, protein MARLTTYFFSEDAKAQADFYIQALGGEIISMMKFGDLPDTQEDVKDKILHLEMKAAGISFMLCDAVYQTLTHGSAINLSLEFEGEAEAHDAFHKLSEGGTVKKELSPEFWGSLFGQLEDKFGIQWMITTAAKISAV, encoded by the coding sequence ATGGCGAGGCTCACGACTTATTTTTTCTCCGAGGATGCTAAAGCACAGGCTGATTTTTATATTCAGGCGCTTGGAGGCGAAATCATTTCCATGATGAAATTCGGTGATTTGCCGGATACGCAAGAGGATGTAAAGGATAAAATTCTTCATTTGGAGATGAAGGCCGCCGGTATAAGCTTCATGCTTTGCGATGCCGTGTACCAGACGCTGACCCATGGAAGTGCCATTAATCTAAGCTTGGAATTTGAAGGAGAAGCGGAAGCACACGACGCATTCCATAAATTATCAGAGGGCGGAACGGTGAAAAAAGAGCTGAGTCCAGAATTTTGGGGCTCGCTGTTCGGACAGCTGGAGGATAAATTCGGCATCCAATGGATGATTACGACGGCTGCAAAGATAAGCGCAGTTTAG
- a CDS encoding LacI family DNA-binding transcriptional regulator: MATIKDIAQLANVSIATVSRVLNYDPSLSVGDDTRKRVFEIAQELNYKTLRERNGAAAKEITRIGIVNWYSDQEEMLDPYYMAVRLGVERECFQRQMKVVKLFRQERSYYSEWVGELDGMIAIGRFEKEDLDMFPASMDKIVFVDSSPDDQRFDSVIIDLRKSVTEVLDYLVDMGHQRIGYIGGHNMVNNKRVRDEREVTLRDYLIAKNLFHPQYIFTGENLFSEDGYVQMSRAIESGELPSAFFIENDSMAVGALRALHEAGIDVPGTVSLVGFNDIPISEFVQPPLTTVKVHMEYMGETAVELLAERLTTKRSIPKKVVIPTTLTIRNSCSKI; this comes from the coding sequence GTGGCTACAATTAAAGATATTGCGCAACTGGCGAACGTGTCCATTGCGACGGTATCAAGGGTATTGAATTATGATCCCTCTCTATCGGTTGGAGACGATACACGCAAGCGGGTATTCGAAATTGCACAAGAGCTGAATTATAAAACACTGCGCGAGCGTAATGGGGCAGCAGCGAAGGAAATAACACGGATCGGCATTGTGAACTGGTATTCCGATCAGGAAGAGATGCTTGATCCTTATTATATGGCGGTACGTCTTGGAGTAGAGCGGGAATGCTTTCAGCGTCAAATGAAGGTTGTCAAGCTGTTCCGTCAGGAGCGCTCGTATTATAGCGAATGGGTCGGCGAATTGGATGGCATGATTGCGATTGGACGTTTCGAGAAGGAAGATTTGGATATGTTCCCGGCTTCTATGGACAAAATCGTATTCGTCGATTCTTCACCAGATGATCAGCGTTTTGATTCTGTCATTATTGATTTACGCAAATCCGTTACGGAAGTGCTGGATTATCTTGTAGATATGGGTCATCAGCGAATTGGATACATTGGCGGGCATAATATGGTCAATAATAAGCGGGTACGGGATGAACGTGAAGTGACGCTGCGGGACTACTTGATAGCTAAAAACCTATTTCATCCCCAATATATATTCACCGGTGAAAATTTGTTTTCGGAGGATGGCTATGTTCAGATGTCCCGTGCAATAGAGAGCGGGGAGCTTCCGTCAGCCTTTTTTATCGAAAATGACTCCATGGCTGTAGGCGCATTGCGCGCGCTCCATGAGGCGGGAATTGACGTTCCAGGTACGGTGTCGCTCGTGGGCTTCAATGATATTCCGATTTCGGAATTTGTTCAGCCGCCGCTGACGACGGTCAAGGTGCATATGGAATATATGGGCGAGACGGCGGTGGAGCTGCTCGCGGAACGTCTGACCACGAAGCGATCTATTCCGAAAAAGGTCGTCATTCCTACGACCTTGACGATTAGGAATAGCTGCTCGAAAATATAA
- a CDS encoding sugar ABC transporter permease produces MRTKVFVPYLFLTPALVLFAIFMGYPIVYSLLLSFQTSVSGELVFTGVDNYAKLFSDKIFGKALLNTFIILIVQVPLMLFTSLLLATLLNSLKRFKALFRVAFFMPAVTSLIAASIIFSIILMNDGILNQLLGAVGIDPIPWLSHPVWAKVSLIIAMTWRWTGYNMVIYLAGLQNVSESLYEAASIDGATRVRQFFNITIPQLKPIILFTAILSTIGTLQLFEEPYTLTKGGPSDATITIGMYLYQTGFRYFNFGYASTLAYVIVILIGILSYIQFKVTGDE; encoded by the coding sequence ATGAGAACAAAAGTATTTGTTCCGTATTTGTTTCTTACCCCGGCACTCGTGCTATTCGCGATATTTATGGGCTACCCAATCGTTTATTCGCTATTGCTGAGCTTCCAGACCAGCGTAAGCGGAGAACTTGTATTTACTGGTGTCGACAATTACGCTAAGCTGTTCAGCGATAAAATATTTGGCAAAGCGTTGTTAAACACGTTTATTATTTTGATCGTTCAAGTGCCGCTCATGCTGTTTACATCCCTGCTGCTGGCGACGCTGCTTAATTCCCTTAAGCGCTTCAAGGCGCTGTTCAGAGTGGCTTTTTTCATGCCGGCTGTAACGTCCCTTATCGCAGCATCAATCATTTTTTCCATCATTCTAATGAATGACGGAATTTTGAATCAACTGCTTGGAGCAGTAGGCATTGATCCGATTCCATGGCTGTCCCATCCCGTTTGGGCGAAGGTATCGCTCATTATCGCTATGACCTGGAGATGGACGGGCTACAATATGGTTATTTATTTGGCAGGCTTGCAAAACGTATCGGAATCCCTCTATGAAGCAGCAAGCATCGACGGCGCAACCCGCGTACGCCAGTTTTTCAACATTACCATTCCGCAGCTGAAGCCGATTATTTTGTTCACGGCCATTTTGTCGACAATCGGTACGCTGCAATTGTTCGAGGAGCCTTATACCCTTACTAAAGGTGGTCCAAGTGATGCGACGATTACAATCGGCATGTATTTGTACCAGACGGGCTTCCGTTATTTCAACTTCGGTTATGCTTCAACGCTTGCTTATGTCATCGTTATTTTGATCGGCATTCTCAGCTACATTCAATTTAAAGTAACGGGGGATGAGTAA
- a CDS encoding altronate dehydratase family protein has translation MNNWVRLNEKDQVVIALTPLSRGDKLTLENGRELELLEDVPKGHKIASTPIPQDAHVLKFGYSIGIAKSDIPAGSWVHTHNIGTGLKGFLEYSYDPAKGREESAAPAKSSTNRANQTFQGYVRDGGEVGIRNEIWIINTVGCINKTCEIVARRADAMYAGRVDGIYHFAHPFGCSQLGDDLQHTQKLLASLVNHPNAAGVLVMGLGCENNQIDLFKQAIGDYNPERVKFIKSQDVEDELESALEEIDALVEFAERFKREPVPVAKLKLGLKCGGSDGLSGITANPLVGTVSDRLIEAGGTAILTEVPEMFGAETILMNRAENEQIFGKIVHLINDFKQYFIRHDQEIYENPSPGNKAGGISTLEEKSLGCTQKGGHALVKDVVPYGERITHTGLNLLEAPGNDLVSVTALSAGGAHIVLFTTGRGTPFGGPVPTVKIATNSELAGRKKNWIDFNAGQLLEGKTMNELTDELWDQLLALASGEAKTNNERNGFKEIAIFKDGVIL, from the coding sequence ATGAATAACTGGGTTCGGTTAAATGAGAAGGATCAGGTCGTTATAGCGCTTACGCCGCTTTCCCGAGGAGATAAGCTGACGCTTGAAAACGGCAGGGAGCTGGAACTGCTTGAGGATGTGCCCAAAGGGCATAAAATTGCTTCGACGCCAATCCCGCAGGACGCACATGTGCTCAAGTTTGGCTATTCCATCGGCATCGCCAAATCGGATATTCCGGCAGGCAGCTGGGTGCATACGCATAATATTGGAACTGGACTCAAAGGCTTTCTGGAATATTCGTATGATCCGGCCAAGGGTCGCGAGGAATCGGCAGCGCCAGCTAAGAGCTCGACGAATCGTGCCAACCAGACGTTTCAAGGGTATGTGCGCGATGGCGGCGAGGTTGGCATCCGCAATGAAATTTGGATCATTAATACGGTCGGCTGCATTAACAAAACCTGTGAAATCGTAGCACGGCGGGCTGATGCGATGTATGCGGGACGCGTTGATGGCATTTATCATTTTGCTCATCCGTTTGGCTGCTCACAGCTTGGCGACGATCTCCAGCACACGCAGAAGCTGCTCGCTTCGCTTGTGAACCATCCGAATGCGGCAGGCGTGCTCGTCATGGGACTCGGCTGTGAAAATAATCAGATCGACCTGTTTAAGCAGGCAATCGGGGACTACAATCCAGAGCGCGTCAAGTTTATTAAGTCGCAGGATGTTGAAGACGAGCTGGAGTCTGCGCTTGAGGAAATCGACGCTCTCGTCGAATTCGCAGAGCGCTTCAAGCGAGAGCCGGTACCGGTTGCTAAGCTCAAGCTGGGGCTCAAATGCGGCGGCTCGGACGGCTTGTCGGGCATTACCGCTAATCCGCTAGTTGGGACGGTTTCGGATCGCTTGATTGAGGCGGGCGGCACAGCGATTTTGACCGAGGTGCCGGAAATGTTTGGCGCCGAAACGATATTGATGAATCGCGCTGAAAATGAGCAGATTTTTGGCAAAATCGTACATTTAATTAATGATTTTAAGCAATATTTTATCCGTCATGATCAGGAAATTTATGAAAATCCTTCGCCGGGCAACAAGGCTGGCGGCATCAGTACTTTGGAGGAAAAGTCGCTCGGCTGCACGCAAAAGGGCGGTCACGCCTTGGTGAAGGACGTAGTTCCTTATGGCGAGCGAATTACGCATACTGGCCTGAACTTGCTGGAGGCGCCGGGCAATGATCTCGTATCGGTAACGGCATTGTCCGCAGGCGGCGCACATATCGTGCTGTTTACGACAGGTCGGGGAACGCCGTTCGGCGGTCCGGTGCCAACGGTGAAGATTGCGACGAACAGCGAACTGGCGGGACGCAAAAAGAACTGGATCGACTTCAACGCAGGACAGCTGCTTGAAGGCAAGACGATGAATGAGCTGACCGATGAGTTGTGGGATCAATTGCTGGCGCTTGCCTCTGGCGAGGCAAAGACGAATAATGAACGCAATGGCTTTAAGGAAATTGCGATTTTCAAAGACGGCGTTATTTTGTAA
- a CDS encoding zinc-binding alcohol dehydrogenase family protein — protein sequence MKAIVCEQPDVLKLTVQEQPAFGGGGEGSLAAGPGDAIIRIRRIGICGTDMHAYKGNQPFFQYPRVLGHELAAIVEAVGEQVTGLEPGDQVSVIPYMHCGTCIACRRGKTNCCTAMQVLGVHKDGGMRELIAVPATHLIKTDGLSLDMAAMLEPLSIGAHAVRRAELEAGETVLVIGAGPIGLGVMAFAKHRGARVIAMDINEERLAFCKDWADVDETVHALQQPQERIAELTEGDFPTVVFDATGNARSMTDAFGLTAHGGKLVYVGLVKADIAFHDPEFHKRELTLMGSRNATREDFDIVIEAVASGSIKVERLITHRSSFEGLIGVFDEWLKPESKVIKAMVEL from the coding sequence ATGAAAGCAATCGTATGTGAGCAGCCGGACGTTCTCAAGCTGACCGTTCAGGAGCAGCCTGCTTTTGGCGGCGGCGGTGAAGGGTCACTTGCCGCTGGCCCAGGGGATGCGATTATTCGCATCCGCCGCATCGGTATTTGCGGCACAGATATGCATGCGTATAAAGGAAACCAGCCTTTTTTCCAATATCCGCGCGTTCTCGGCCATGAGCTGGCGGCAATTGTAGAAGCAGTTGGCGAACAGGTGACCGGGCTTGAGCCAGGGGATCAAGTTAGTGTCATCCCTTATATGCACTGTGGTACTTGCATCGCATGCAGGCGCGGCAAAACAAATTGCTGCACCGCCATGCAGGTGCTGGGCGTTCATAAGGATGGCGGCATGCGCGAGCTGATCGCGGTACCTGCAACCCACCTGATCAAGACGGATGGCTTGTCGCTGGATATGGCGGCCATGCTGGAGCCGCTCAGCATCGGCGCCCATGCCGTTCGCCGTGCGGAGCTGGAGGCGGGCGAGACCGTGCTCGTCATCGGTGCAGGGCCGATAGGGCTTGGCGTTATGGCGTTTGCGAAGCATCGGGGAGCAAGGGTTATTGCGATGGATATTAATGAGGAGCGGCTTGCTTTTTGCAAGGATTGGGCTGATGTTGATGAAACGGTTCATGCCTTGCAGCAGCCGCAAGAGCGGATCGCCGAGCTGACGGAGGGAGACTTTCCGACCGTCGTATTTGACGCAACGGGCAATGCCCGCTCGATGACGGATGCCTTCGGCCTGACAGCGCATGGCGGCAAGCTGGTCTATGTTGGACTCGTGAAAGCGGACATTGCCTTTCATGATCCAGAATTTCATAAACGTGAGCTGACGCTGATGGGCAGCCGTAATGCAACCCGTGAGGATTTTGACATCGTAATAGAAGCGGTAGCCAGCGGCAGTATTAAAGTAGAGCGGTTAATTACACATCGTTCGTCATTTGAAGGCTTAATTGGCGTATTCGACGAGTGGCTGAAACCTGAATCGAAGGTCATTAAAGCGATGGTAGAGCTGTAG
- a CDS encoding carbohydrate ABC transporter permease has protein sequence MVAKRVRVSITTLILLIGSFISLFPFYWAIIGGTNESGKIFAKPPVLLPGNQLFENIRNLNESIGIGRVMFNSLFVTIVYTILALVVSTMAGYVFAKFNFKGKTVIFGIFLLSMMIPYHAIVIPVFKMMAAWGWLGTYKALILPNIAYPFAIFLMRQNMMAVPNAMMEAGRIDGVSEWGLFTKIILPSSKPALAATAIYLFMYQWNNFLWPLISATSEDMYTMPVALSSLFGLSRIDYGQVMAGVTLATFPIILFFLMLQKYFIQGMLGSSVKE, from the coding sequence ATGGTAGCCAAACGTGTACGCGTCTCTATAACAACTCTGATTTTGCTTATTGGCTCCTTTATCTCCTTATTTCCCTTCTATTGGGCGATTATTGGAGGCACGAATGAGAGCGGTAAAATTTTTGCTAAACCGCCTGTTCTCTTGCCAGGTAACCAATTGTTCGAAAATATCCGGAATTTGAACGAGTCGATCGGCATTGGCCGGGTTATGTTCAACTCCTTGTTTGTAACGATTGTTTATACGATACTGGCGCTTGTCGTTTCCACGATGGCTGGTTATGTATTCGCAAAGTTTAATTTCAAAGGGAAGACGGTCATTTTCGGTATATTTCTGCTTTCCATGATGATTCCTTACCATGCAATTGTTATTCCAGTATTTAAAATGATGGCAGCTTGGGGCTGGCTAGGCACCTACAAAGCATTGATTTTGCCAAATATCGCCTATCCATTTGCGATTTTTCTCATGCGTCAGAACATGATGGCTGTCCCGAACGCTATGATGGAAGCTGGAAGAATTGATGGTGTGAGCGAGTGGGGACTGTTTACTAAAATCATTTTGCCGTCCTCCAAGCCTGCGCTAGCCGCAACGGCAATTTATTTGTTCATGTACCAATGGAACAATTTCCTCTGGCCGCTCATTTCTGCAACCTCCGAGGATATGTATACAATGCCAGTTGCGCTCTCGAGCCTATTCGGCTTGTCGCGCATTGATTATGGTCAAGTAATGGCAGGGGTAACGCTCGCAACCTTCCCGATTATTCTTTTCTTCTTAATGCTGCAAAAATACTTCATTCAAGGGATGCTCGGAAGCTCCGTCAAGGAATAG